Proteins encoded together in one Candidatus Acetothermia bacterium window:
- a CDS encoding DUF58 domain-containing protein — translation MSEALLSEAELRALAHARLTFKRPRAALPGGHLAARSGVSLEFADIRPYQPGDDFRLIDWAIYARHHRLVTKVYFREVEAPLYLLVDASRSMGQGQPGKLRFSARLAGALAFVAFRGQDRFGVYPFRDRPLDGPAPRRGRAALVNAFRALSNLPPEGITDLNASLVSWAETHPEPGMCVVVSDFLCPTGYREGLLALRHGRHAVTAVQVLAPDDLDPPRLGEARLVDVETRRGRSLILAQGAWRAYREALHRWNERLSTTCLELGIAYFLCRSEASPVEAALTVVAGWGR, via the coding sequence ATGAGCGAGGCGCTGTTGAGCGAGGCCGAATTGCGGGCGCTGGCCCACGCCCGGCTGACGTTCAAGCGGCCGCGGGCGGCACTCCCCGGCGGCCACCTCGCGGCGCGGTCCGGGGTGTCCCTGGAGTTCGCGGACATCCGCCCCTATCAGCCCGGGGACGACTTCCGCCTGATCGACTGGGCGATCTACGCCCGCCACCACAGGCTCGTGACCAAGGTCTACTTCCGGGAGGTGGAGGCCCCGTTGTACCTCCTCGTGGACGCCAGCCGGTCCATGGGCCAGGGCCAGCCGGGGAAGCTCCGGTTCTCGGCACGCCTCGCCGGGGCGCTGGCGTTCGTGGCGTTCCGCGGCCAGGACCGGTTCGGCGTGTACCCGTTCCGCGACCGACCGCTCGATGGCCCTGCTCCCCGGCGGGGCCGGGCTGCCCTGGTGAACGCGTTCCGGGCGCTTTCGAACCTGCCACCGGAAGGGATTACGGACCTGAACGCGTCCCTCGTCTCCTGGGCGGAAACGCACCCCGAGCCGGGGATGTGCGTGGTGGTCTCGGATTTCCTTTGCCCCACTGGGTATCGGGAGGGCCTCCTCGCCCTTCGCCATGGCCGGCACGCGGTGACCGCGGTCCAGGTGCTGGCCCCGGATGACCTCGACCCTCCCCGCCTCGGCGAGGCGCGGTTGGTGGACGTGGAGACCCGGCGCGGGCGGTCGCTGATCCTGGCCCAGGGGGCGTGGCGGGCGTACCGGGAGGCGCTCCACCGCTGGAACGAACGGCTGAGCACCACGTGCCTAGAGCTGGGGATCGCGTACTTCCTGTGCCGATCGGAGGCGTCCCCGGTGGAAGCAGCGCTGACCGTGGTGGCGGGGTGGGGCCGATGA